Proteins from a genomic interval of Cotesia glomerata isolate CgM1 unplaced genomic scaffold, MPM_Cglom_v2.3 scaffold_25, whole genome shotgun sequence:
- the LOC123274173 gene encoding N-alpha-acetyltransferase 60: MAGAVVIETNQNLQVFVDNKLMKNATPSNYKQQQQQQQYRDRECNGYNKMAISLERYNTSASLSGGSLSSPSTGTAAIGVTSNKYNRENNKNEHNRPKNFVYNANKSSTSSSSPVTVPLCLLGDVQLRFLCPEDLEEVRALCQDWFPIDYPYSWYEDITSSSRFYALAAVFGGVIIGLIVAEIKPFATLNKEDQGILCSSLGKESLVGYILSLGVRRAYRRNGIASLLLEQLLAHVTAPERSIVKAVFLHVLSSNAPAILFYQRCNFRLHSFLPYYYSIRGKCRDGFTYVLYVNGGHAPWGFWDWMRHLAGAMSSLGPCRVPHWIWQRLMWAATLLSYHR, translated from the exons ATGGCTGGTGCTGTTGTAATCGAAACAAATCAGAATTTACAAGTAtttgttgataataaattaatgaagaaCGCAACACCTAGTAACTACAaacagcagcaacaacaacaacaataccGTGACCGTGAATGCAATGGTTATAATAAAATGGCTATTTCATTAGAACGTTATAATACTTCAGCATCTCTATCGGGTGGATCACTATCATCACCATCAACCGGAACAGCAGCAATTGGAGTAACgagtaataaatataatcgtgagaataataaaaatgagcaTAACcgtccaaaaaattttgtatataaTGCCAACAAATCATCAACGTCATCCTCGTCGCCTGTAACAGTGCCACTATGTCTTCTTGGAGATGTACAGTTACGTTTTCTTTGTCCAGAAGATTTAGAAGAAGTACGTGCACTGTGTCAAGACTGGTTTCCGAtag attatCCGTACTCATGGTATGAAGATATAACAAGTTCATCACGATTTTATGCACTGGCAGCAGTATTTGGCGGTGTCATAATTGGATTGATAGTCGCTGAAATAAAACCTTTTGCGACTTTAAATAAAGAAGACCAAGGTATATTGTGTTCAAGTTTAGGTAAAGAATCACTCGTTGGGTATATATTATCGTTGGGTGTACGTCGTGCTTATAGAAGAAATGGTATTGCTTCGTTATTACTTGAACAATTATTGGCCCACGTAACAGCACCAGAACGTTCAATAGTTAAAGCTGTATTTCTACATGTACTGTCAAGTAATGCACCAGCAATATTATTCTACCAAAGATGTAATTTTAGACTACATAGTTTTCTGCCATATTATTACTCAATACGCGGTAAGTGCCGTGATGGATTCACATATGTACTTTATGTCAACGGTGGTCATGCACCCTGGGGTTTTTGGGATTGGATGCGTCATTTAGCTGGTGCAATGTCTAGCTTAGGACCATGTAGAGTACCACACTGGATTTGGCAACGATTAATGTGGGCTGCGACTCTGCTCTCTTATCATAGATGA